A single genomic interval of Mycolicibacterium sp. MU0053 harbors:
- a CDS encoding bifunctional aminoglycoside phosphotransferase/ATP-binding protein, producing MPRDFDAHADGQPYAQVRETHTGVVILVGERAYKAKRPVVTDFLDFSTRDAREHALTRELELNNRLAPQAYLGIAQLDGPGPDDREPVLVMNRYPDAVRLSTRVAADLETVRAEVERVAVVLADFHRSARRGREIDAQARVLAIKGRWDDNLAELEKFTGAVASAAAVRQIKELAHRYIRGRAVLFADRISLRRIVDGHGDLLADDIFCVDGYPNLLDCMDFDDRLRYVDGLDDAAFLAMDLEFLGRPDLAEAYLDRYCGCAADEAPQSLRHFYIAYRAGVRAKVDCIRHAQGHPEAAADAARHLDLALAHLRAAVPRLTLVGGGPGTGKTTLARALAERVGARVISTDDVRRDLERDDVIAGAPGELDAGLYAPENVAMVYKVVLRRAHSVLAAGESVILDATWRDPAQREHARELADNAHAVLLEMECSAALAEAQNRIAQRRNSTSDATPEIARGIEERAVGDAWAGAHRIATDRPPAESVAQAEEIWRQAP from the coding sequence ATGCCCCGGGATTTCGATGCGCACGCCGACGGTCAGCCCTACGCCCAGGTGCGCGAAACACACACCGGTGTGGTGATTCTGGTGGGCGAGCGTGCCTACAAGGCCAAGCGGCCCGTGGTCACCGACTTTCTGGACTTCAGCACGCGCGACGCGCGCGAGCATGCCCTGACCCGCGAACTGGAACTCAACAATCGGCTGGCGCCGCAGGCCTACCTTGGTATTGCGCAACTGGACGGGCCCGGCCCCGACGACCGCGAACCGGTGCTGGTGATGAACCGCTATCCCGATGCGGTCCGACTGAGCACGCGGGTGGCCGCCGACCTCGAGACGGTGCGCGCGGAGGTCGAACGGGTCGCGGTGGTGCTGGCCGACTTCCACCGCAGCGCTCGCCGCGGCCGGGAGATCGACGCGCAGGCCCGGGTGCTGGCCATCAAGGGCCGGTGGGACGACAATCTCGCCGAACTCGAGAAGTTCACCGGCGCGGTGGCCTCCGCGGCGGCGGTCCGCCAGATCAAGGAGTTGGCGCACCGATACATCCGCGGCCGGGCGGTGCTGTTCGCCGACCGGATCTCGCTGCGCCGCATCGTCGACGGGCACGGCGATCTGCTCGCCGACGACATCTTCTGCGTCGACGGGTATCCGAATCTGCTTGACTGCATGGACTTCGACGACCGGTTGCGCTATGTCGACGGCCTCGACGATGCGGCCTTCCTGGCGATGGACCTGGAGTTCCTGGGCCGGCCCGACCTCGCCGAGGCGTACCTGGACCGCTACTGCGGGTGTGCCGCCGACGAGGCCCCGCAGTCGCTGCGCCACTTCTACATCGCCTACCGGGCCGGGGTGCGGGCCAAGGTGGACTGCATCCGGCATGCGCAGGGCCACCCCGAGGCCGCCGCCGACGCCGCGCGCCACCTCGACCTCGCCCTGGCGCATCTGCGGGCCGCGGTTCCGCGCCTGACCCTCGTCGGCGGCGGGCCCGGCACGGGCAAGACCACGTTGGCCCGAGCGCTGGCCGAACGCGTCGGCGCGCGGGTGATCTCGACCGACGATGTCCGCCGGGACCTCGAGCGCGACGACGTCATCGCCGGTGCGCCCGGTGAACTCGATGCCGGTCTGTACGCCCCGGAGAACGTGGCCATGGTGTACAAGGTGGTGCTGCGGCGCGCGCACAGCGTGCTGGCGGCGGGCGAGTCGGTGATTCTCGACGCCACCTGGCGTGACCCGGCGCAGCGCGAACACGCGCGCGAGTTGGCGGACAACGCCCACGCCGTGCTGCTGGAGATGGAGTGCAGCGCCGCGCTGGCCGAGGCGCAGAACCGGATCGCCCAGCGCCGCAACAGCACCTCGGACGCCACCCCCGAGATCGCGCGCGGAATCGAGGAACGGGCCGTCGGCGACGCCTGGGCCGGCGCCCATCGCATTGCCACGGACCGCCCGCCGGCCGAGTCGGTGGCACAGGCCGAGGAAATCTGGCGGCAAGCGCCCTGA
- a CDS encoding SDR family oxidoreductase, with protein sequence MNYVVTGGTGFIGRRVVTRILRAYPQAEVWVLVRRESLSRFERLAAEWGDRARPLIGDLTAANLGLTSDTEAELAAVEHVVHCGAVYDIAADDARQRAANVDGAREVIALAQRLDATLHHVSSIAVAGTYAGQYAEADFDLGQDLPTPYHQTKFEAEQLVRTTAGLRYRVYRPAVVVGDSVTGEMDKIDGPYYFFGLLAKLAALPRFTPIALPNTARTNIVPVDFVADALVALLPAEGRDGQTFHLVAPKTIGLRGIYRALAPAAGLPPLRASLPRALAGPVLDARGPLKAWRNIAITQLGIPPRVLDVVDLPTTFTSDNTRNALQDTGIAVPDFADYAPALWRYWAEHLDPDRARRTDPGSPLAGRHVIITGASSGIGRASALAVAGRGATVFVLARNGEALDDLVDEIRAAGGQAHAFTCDVTDSDSVEATVKDILGRFGHVDYLVNNAGRSIRRSVEASTDRLHDYERVMAVNYFGAVRMVLALLPHWRERRFGHVVNVSSAGVQASSPRYSAYVPTKAALDAFAEVVAAETLSDHVTFTTIHMPLVRTPMIVPSKRLNPIPAISAEHAAAMVVRGLVDKPVRIDTPLGTLSDAGRYLTPKLARRILHQVYLGYPDSAAARGEAPAAPAAPRRPRKPSRPARAARRLRVPRSLKRTVRRFPGVHW encoded by the coding sequence ATGAACTATGTCGTTACCGGCGGTACCGGGTTCATTGGCCGCCGGGTGGTCACCCGAATCCTGCGGGCTTACCCACAGGCCGAGGTCTGGGTGCTGGTGCGACGGGAGTCGCTGAGCCGATTCGAACGCCTCGCCGCCGAGTGGGGCGATCGGGCCCGCCCCTTGATCGGTGACCTCACGGCCGCCAACCTGGGCCTGACCAGCGACACCGAGGCCGAACTCGCCGCCGTCGAACACGTCGTGCACTGCGGGGCGGTCTATGACATCGCCGCCGACGACGCCCGGCAACGCGCTGCCAACGTCGACGGCGCCCGCGAGGTGATCGCCCTGGCCCAGCGCCTCGATGCGACCCTGCATCACGTCTCCTCCATCGCGGTGGCCGGCACGTACGCCGGGCAGTACGCCGAGGCCGACTTCGACCTGGGCCAGGACCTGCCGACGCCGTATCACCAGACCAAGTTCGAGGCCGAGCAGTTGGTGCGGACGACGGCAGGTTTGCGCTACCGGGTGTATCGGCCGGCGGTCGTGGTCGGCGATTCGGTGACCGGTGAGATGGACAAGATCGACGGCCCGTACTACTTTTTCGGCCTCCTGGCCAAGCTGGCGGCACTGCCGCGGTTCACCCCGATCGCGCTGCCGAATACGGCCCGCACCAACATCGTTCCGGTCGATTTCGTTGCCGACGCACTGGTGGCGTTGCTGCCCGCCGAGGGCCGCGATGGCCAGACGTTCCACCTGGTCGCGCCGAAGACGATCGGGCTGCGCGGCATCTACCGCGCCCTGGCTCCGGCCGCTGGACTGCCCCCGCTGCGGGCCAGCCTGCCGCGGGCGCTGGCCGGCCCGGTTCTCGACGCGCGCGGACCACTCAAGGCTTGGCGCAACATCGCTATCACCCAGCTGGGAATCCCGCCCCGGGTCCTCGATGTCGTCGACCTGCCGACGACATTCACCTCCGACAACACCCGAAACGCCCTGCAGGACACTGGGATCGCTGTTCCTGACTTCGCCGACTACGCGCCGGCGCTGTGGCGCTACTGGGCCGAGCACCTCGACCCCGACCGGGCCCGGCGCACCGATCCCGGCTCCCCGCTGGCCGGGCGGCACGTCATCATCACCGGTGCCTCCAGCGGGATCGGGCGCGCCTCGGCGCTCGCGGTCGCCGGGCGCGGGGCCACGGTGTTCGTGTTGGCCCGCAACGGCGAGGCGCTCGACGACCTGGTCGACGAGATCCGTGCCGCCGGCGGACAGGCACACGCGTTCACCTGCGATGTCACCGACTCGGACTCGGTCGAGGCCACCGTGAAGGACATCCTCGGCCGGTTCGGTCACGTCGACTATCTGGTGAACAACGCCGGGCGCTCCATCCGGCGCTCCGTCGAGGCGTCCACCGATCGCCTGCACGACTACGAGCGGGTGATGGCCGTCAACTACTTCGGCGCGGTGCGGATGGTCCTCGCGCTGCTGCCGCACTGGCGCGAACGCCGGTTCGGTCACGTCGTCAACGTCTCCAGCGCCGGGGTGCAGGCGTCGTCACCGAGATACTCGGCGTATGTGCCGACCAAGGCCGCGCTGGACGCGTTCGCCGAGGTGGTGGCCGCCGAGACGCTGTCCGATCACGTCACGTTCACCACCATCCACATGCCGCTGGTCCGTACGCCGATGATCGTTCCGTCCAAGCGGCTCAACCCGATTCCCGCGATCAGCGCCGAGCACGCCGCGGCCATGGTGGTGCGCGGGTTGGTCGACAAGCCGGTGCGGATCGACACCCCGCTGGGCACGCTGTCGGACGCGGGCCGCTACCTCACGCCGAAGCTGGCCCGTCGGATCCTGCATCAGGTGTACCTGGGGTATCCGGACTCGGCCGCCGCCCGGGGCGAGGCCCCGGCAGCGCCCGCCGCACCCCGGCGTCCCCGGAAGCCGAGTCGACCCGCCCGCGCGGCGCGCAGGCTGAGGGTGCCGCGCAGCCTCAAGCGCACGGTCCGCCGGTTCCCGGGCGTGCACTGGTAA
- a CDS encoding APC family permease yields MTDPLKAAEERTGLVAKGLAEGKVGTLAGAVLGISCVAPGYTLTASIGLIVAAVGLKMPAIFIAGFIPMFLTAYAYRELNSRAPDCGASFTWSTKAFGPYVGWMCGWGMVIATIIVLSNLAAIAVEFLYLFIAQLFNQPGIAELADNKLINILTTVALLALATLIASRGITTSERVQYVLVGFQMVVLIAFAVIAISHVNLGDAPAGLAFDLDWFNPFSGLALGAFVIGVTGSIFAFWGWDTCLTLGEESKDPTKTPGRAGLLCVISILLTYLLVAVAVMMYAGVGETGMGLGNQDNADNVFGVLAAPVLGPWGGLLLFAAVFASSVASLQTTFLPVARAMLAMGAYGAFPAKFAEVHPRHLAPVFATVVAGVVTAVFYTAVSVLSESTLLDTIAALGIMICWYYGITAFACIWYFRRELFTSARNFVFKLLFPLLGGLMLAAVFIISIKESMDPENGSGAAFAGIGLVFFMGFGILGFGVVLMLVMRMRSPAFFEGRTLARGTPAPQEPLEV; encoded by the coding sequence ATGACCGATCCGTTGAAGGCCGCAGAGGAGCGCACCGGCCTGGTCGCCAAGGGATTGGCCGAGGGCAAGGTCGGCACGCTCGCCGGCGCGGTCCTGGGCATCTCGTGCGTGGCTCCTGGGTACACCCTGACCGCCAGCATCGGGCTGATCGTCGCGGCCGTCGGACTCAAGATGCCGGCCATCTTCATCGCCGGCTTCATCCCGATGTTCCTGACCGCCTACGCATACCGCGAACTGAACTCCCGGGCACCGGACTGTGGGGCCTCGTTCACCTGGTCCACCAAGGCATTTGGCCCCTACGTGGGCTGGATGTGCGGCTGGGGCATGGTGATCGCCACCATCATCGTGCTGTCGAACCTGGCCGCGATCGCCGTGGAGTTCCTGTACCTGTTCATCGCGCAGTTGTTCAACCAACCCGGCATCGCCGAGTTGGCCGACAACAAGCTGATCAACATCCTCACCACGGTGGCCCTGCTGGCGTTGGCCACCCTGATCGCCAGCCGGGGGATCACCACCAGCGAGCGCGTGCAGTACGTGCTGGTCGGATTTCAGATGGTGGTGCTGATCGCGTTCGCGGTCATCGCGATCAGCCATGTCAACCTCGGTGACGCACCGGCGGGCCTGGCCTTCGACCTGGATTGGTTCAACCCGTTCTCCGGTTTGGCGTTGGGCGCGTTCGTCATCGGCGTCACGGGCTCGATCTTCGCGTTCTGGGGGTGGGACACCTGCCTGACGCTGGGCGAGGAATCCAAGGATCCCACCAAGACGCCCGGGCGGGCGGGCCTGTTGTGTGTGATCTCGATCCTGTTGACCTACCTGCTGGTCGCGGTCGCGGTGATGATGTACGCCGGCGTCGGGGAGACCGGCATGGGACTGGGCAACCAGGACAACGCCGACAACGTCTTCGGGGTGCTGGCCGCGCCGGTGCTCGGGCCCTGGGGCGGGCTGTTGTTGTTCGCCGCGGTGTTCGCCTCCTCGGTGGCCAGCCTGCAGACCACGTTCCTGCCGGTGGCCCGGGCGATGCTGGCGATGGGCGCCTACGGCGCGTTCCCGGCGAAGTTCGCCGAGGTGCACCCGCGACACCTGGCGCCGGTCTTCGCCACCGTGGTGGCCGGGGTGGTCACCGCCGTCTTCTACACCGCGGTCAGCGTGCTGTCCGAATCCACGTTGCTGGACACCATCGCGGCGCTGGGCATCATGATCTGCTGGTACTACGGGATCACCGCATTCGCCTGCATCTGGTACTTCCGCCGCGAATTATTCACCAGCGCACGCAATTTCGTGTTCAAGCTGCTGTTCCCGCTGCTGGGTGGGCTGATGCTGGCCGCGGTCTTCATCATCTCGATCAAAGAGAGCATGGACCCGGAGAACGGCAGCGGGGCGGCCTTCGCCGGGATTGGTCTGGTGTTCTTCATGGGCTTCGGCATCCTCGGTTTCGGTGTGGTGCTGATGCTGGTGATGCGCATGCGCAGCCCGGCGTTCTTCGAGGGCCGCACCCTGGCGCGCGGCACCCCGGCACCTCAGGAACCACTCGAGGTGTGA
- a CDS encoding histidine phosphatase family protein, whose protein sequence is MPHAGLLGGKALAALFAVTVVGACSSGPPPPPSITLTLVRHAESEGNISGVIDTSVPGPGLTPEGKQQAEDLADELRGKDFDGIYASNMVRTAQTAAPLAADLGEQVEVLPGLREIEAGWFEGKPEDQIATTYFLAPVQWLEGNMDAAVPGSVSGKEFNDRFTGAVQEIYASGDKNPVAVAHAGSIMLWTLLNTVNSRESLLQTRPLPNTAIVVLEGNPITGWRLVSWDGLTL, encoded by the coding sequence ATGCCACACGCCGGGCTGCTCGGGGGAAAAGCACTGGCCGCGCTGTTCGCGGTCACGGTGGTGGGTGCGTGCAGCTCGGGTCCACCGCCCCCGCCGTCGATCACGCTGACCCTGGTCCGGCACGCCGAGTCCGAGGGCAACATATCGGGCGTCATCGACACCTCGGTGCCCGGCCCGGGTCTCACACCCGAGGGCAAGCAGCAGGCCGAAGACCTCGCGGATGAGTTGCGCGGCAAGGACTTCGACGGAATCTACGCATCGAACATGGTGCGCACCGCGCAGACCGCCGCACCACTGGCCGCCGACCTCGGCGAGCAGGTCGAGGTGTTGCCGGGGCTGCGCGAGATCGAGGCGGGCTGGTTCGAGGGCAAGCCCGAGGACCAGATCGCGACGACGTATTTCCTGGCGCCGGTGCAATGGCTCGAGGGGAATATGGACGCGGCCGTTCCCGGCTCGGTCAGCGGCAAGGAGTTCAACGACCGGTTCACCGGCGCGGTGCAGGAGATCTACGCCAGCGGGGACAAGAATCCGGTGGCGGTCGCGCACGCCGGGTCGATCATGCTGTGGACCCTGTTGAACACGGTGAACTCCCGGGAAAGCCTGCTGCAGACCCGCCCGCTGCCCAACACCGCGATCGTGGTCCTCGAGGGCAACCCGATCACCGGGTGGCGCCTGGTGAGCTGGGACGGCCTCACCCTTTAG
- a CDS encoding nucleoside hydrolase — protein sequence MPAVFADLDTGVDDAMALVYLLASPEAELVGIASTAGNVSAQQVCENNLALLELCGRPDVPVSLGAAVPLSIPLRTAEDTHGPAGLGYAELPAPRTQPSTHDAAQAWIRAAHAHPGELIGLATGPLTNLALALRAEPELPRLLRRLVIMGGSFDYRGNTTPVAEWNMLVDPEAAAEVFAAFDRPEGHAGELPLVCGLNITESIVLTPQILARLGDAAGAPTRTMRPDDAPGTRSAAANPLIRVLEDAMRFYFEFHAQQDEGYLAHLHDPFAAAIALDPGLVTARAATIDVELYGTLTRGMTVADVAGHWGRPPNAAIVVDGAAHTGRPLAEVFFDRFIARVGPFLQRLS from the coding sequence ATGCCCGCGGTCTTCGCCGATCTGGATACCGGCGTCGACGACGCCATGGCTCTGGTCTACCTGTTGGCCAGCCCGGAAGCGGAGCTGGTCGGCATCGCCTCGACGGCCGGAAACGTTTCGGCGCAACAGGTTTGCGAGAACAACCTGGCACTGCTTGAACTCTGCGGCAGGCCCGATGTCCCGGTGTCGCTGGGCGCCGCCGTGCCGTTGAGCATCCCGCTGCGCACCGCCGAGGACACCCACGGCCCCGCCGGTCTCGGCTACGCCGAACTGCCCGCTCCGAGAACCCAACCCAGCACCCACGACGCGGCGCAGGCCTGGATCCGCGCGGCGCATGCGCATCCGGGCGAACTGATCGGCCTGGCCACCGGCCCGCTGACCAACCTGGCCCTGGCGTTGCGGGCCGAACCGGAGCTACCCCGGTTGCTGCGCCGACTGGTGATCATGGGCGGCTCGTTCGACTACCGGGGCAACACCACCCCGGTCGCGGAGTGGAACATGCTCGTCGACCCGGAGGCCGCCGCCGAGGTGTTCGCCGCCTTCGACCGTCCCGAGGGACACGCCGGTGAGCTCCCGCTGGTATGCGGGCTCAACATCACCGAAAGCATCGTGTTGACCCCGCAGATCCTGGCGCGGTTGGGCGACGCCGCGGGCGCCCCAACCCGCACGATGAGGCCCGACGATGCTCCCGGAACTCGTTCTGCGGCCGCCAATCCGCTGATCCGGGTGCTCGAGGACGCGATGCGGTTCTATTTCGAATTCCACGCGCAGCAGGACGAGGGGTATCTGGCGCATCTGCACGATCCGTTTGCCGCGGCGATCGCGCTGGACCCCGGGCTGGTGACCGCCCGGGCCGCCACCATCGATGTGGAGTTGTACGGAACGCTGACCCGCGGTATGACGGTGGCCGATGTGGCCGGACACTGGGGTCGCCCGCCGAATGCCGCCATCGTCGTCGATGGCGCAGCGCACACCGGCCGCCCGTTGGCCGAAGTGTTCTTCGACCGGTTCATCGCCCGTGTCGGCCCGTTTCTGCAGCGATTGTCCTAG
- a CDS encoding universal stress protein, which yields MKLVVGYLATPGGADALALGGRLARSLVAQLEICLILPPAKLPALGGAPASYEKLVAESTDAWIADALAEVPMGIIAHGHRNFADSFAEGLINEVVRLEADLLVVGGSGGGIAGNRSLGSVVNELLYSAPVPVAVAPRGLRESRVDRIRGVTCAIGERAGADLLLDYAVRLSAAADVPLRLVSLVALDPVFGMLRGDDDAAREHAVRHALRTLDMAKAELPKGFPVTSSVLQGASVEAAVAQLTWHDGDVIMVGSSRLSAPRRLFLGSTAAKMLRVLDVPMIVIPRDQLSDEDLP from the coding sequence ATGAAACTGGTCGTCGGATACCTGGCCACCCCGGGCGGGGCGGACGCGCTGGCGCTGGGCGGCCGGCTCGCCCGCAGCTTGGTCGCCCAACTCGAGATCTGCCTCATCCTCCCGCCGGCCAAACTGCCCGCCCTGGGCGGCGCGCCCGCGAGCTACGAGAAGCTCGTCGCAGAGAGCACCGACGCGTGGATCGCCGACGCGCTTGCCGAGGTGCCGATGGGGATCATTGCCCACGGCCACCGCAACTTCGCGGACTCGTTCGCCGAGGGACTGATCAACGAAGTCGTCCGCCTCGAGGCGGATCTCCTGGTGGTCGGCGGGTCGGGCGGCGGCATCGCGGGCAACCGCTCGCTGGGCTCGGTGGTCAACGAATTGCTCTACTCCGCACCCGTGCCGGTCGCCGTCGCGCCGCGCGGTTTGCGCGAATCCCGGGTCGACCGGATCCGCGGGGTCACCTGCGCGATCGGCGAACGCGCCGGTGCCGACCTCCTGCTCGACTACGCGGTGCGCCTGAGCGCGGCGGCCGACGTGCCGTTACGGTTGGTGTCGCTGGTGGCGCTCGACCCGGTGTTCGGGATGCTGCGTGGCGACGACGACGCCGCTCGCGAACATGCGGTCCGGCACGCGTTGCGGACCCTCGACATGGCCAAAGCAGAGCTGCCCAAGGGCTTTCCGGTGACCTCGAGCGTGTTGCAGGGAGCCTCGGTCGAGGCCGCGGTCGCGCAGCTCACCTGGCACGACGGCGACGTCATCATGGTGGGCTCCAGTCGGCTCAGCGCCCCGCGCCGACTGTTCCTCGGTTCCACCGCAGCCAAGATGCTGCGCGTGCTCGACGTTCCGATGATCGTCATCCCCCGCGACCAACTCAGTGACGAGGACCTGCCATGA
- a CDS encoding universal stress protein: MSAPTTHRGILVGVDGSPSANVAVDWAAREAASRRVPLTLVYVLSPPVMMMWPEVAMPPSYSQWQEEQGREILSAATALAQEAAKDAGGLEVRTEMPTGPSQSVLIELSAQADLVVVGSRGRGALARGLLGSVSSNVVRHAHCPVAVIHDEDPLMEHPSQAPVVVGIDGSPASELATAIAFDAASRRGVDLVAFHAVSDADVIEIPGVDYETLEERAHVILSERLAGWQERYPDVTVRRVVEWGRPAKALLKQSESAQLLVVGSHGRGGFTGMLLGSVANSIAQAARMPVIVARKP; this comes from the coding sequence ATGTCCGCGCCCACGACTCATCGAGGCATTCTGGTCGGTGTCGACGGATCGCCGTCGGCAAACGTGGCGGTCGACTGGGCCGCGCGGGAGGCGGCCTCCCGCCGGGTGCCGCTCACGCTCGTGTATGTGCTCAGCCCGCCGGTGATGATGATGTGGCCCGAGGTGGCGATGCCGCCGAGCTACTCCCAGTGGCAGGAGGAACAGGGCCGCGAAATCCTGAGCGCGGCAACCGCTCTGGCTCAGGAGGCCGCCAAGGACGCCGGCGGCCTCGAGGTCCGCACCGAGATGCCGACGGGTCCGTCGCAGTCGGTGCTGATCGAACTGTCCGCCCAGGCCGACCTGGTGGTGGTGGGCAGTCGCGGCCGCGGGGCGCTGGCCCGTGGGCTGCTCGGTTCGGTCAGCTCCAATGTGGTGCGGCACGCGCACTGTCCGGTGGCGGTCATCCACGACGAGGATCCGTTGATGGAGCACCCGTCGCAGGCGCCGGTCGTCGTCGGGATCGACGGCTCGCCGGCCTCGGAACTGGCCACCGCGATCGCTTTCGATGCCGCGTCGCGCCGGGGCGTCGACCTGGTGGCGTTCCACGCGGTCAGCGACGCCGATGTGATCGAGATCCCCGGCGTGGATTACGAGACGCTGGAGGAACGCGCCCACGTCATTCTCAGCGAGCGGTTGGCCGGCTGGCAGGAACGCTATCCCGATGTCACCGTCCGCCGGGTGGTGGAGTGGGGCCGGCCCGCCAAGGCGCTGCTCAAGCAGTCCGAATCCGCCCAACTGCTGGTGGTCGGCAGCCACGGCCGGGGTGGCTTCACCGGGATGCTGCTGGGCTCGGTGGCCAACTCGATCGCCCAGGCGGCGCGCATGCCGGTGATCGTGGCCCGCAAGCCCTGA
- a CDS encoding Acg family FMN-binding oxidoreductase, whose amino-acid sequence MMSRAILDAEVIKQAVTVAARAPSLHNSQPWTWVADGPELQLFGDRSRILRSADSSGREALISCGAQLDHLRIAMAAAGWQSFVDRFPNPNNLGHLASVDFQRSEFVTDATRARANAILRRRTDRLPFEAPADWDILAPVLHELVDSDVVHLDVIDDALRPELAEASRLNEALRRHDPEYMSELDWWTAPFELDEGIPRSALNSVAEADRVDINRAFPVDGHHERRVATGADQAKILVLTTPDDSRKDALLAGEALSTVLLECTAVGLATCTVTHLTETESGRAAIGSLLGKPRCPQALIRVGRAPALEHPPAPTPRRALSDILKFRR is encoded by the coding sequence ATCATGTCCCGGGCAATCCTCGACGCCGAGGTGATCAAGCAGGCCGTGACGGTGGCCGCGCGGGCGCCGTCGCTGCACAACAGTCAACCCTGGACGTGGGTGGCCGACGGTCCCGAGCTGCAGCTGTTCGGCGACCGCAGCCGGATCCTGCGCTCGGCCGACAGCTCCGGCCGCGAGGCCCTGATCAGTTGCGGGGCGCAACTGGATCACCTGCGGATCGCGATGGCCGCCGCGGGGTGGCAGTCGTTCGTGGACCGGTTTCCCAACCCGAACAACCTCGGCCATCTCGCCTCGGTCGACTTCCAACGCAGCGAATTCGTCACCGACGCGACCCGGGCGCGGGCCAACGCCATTCTGCGGCGCCGCACCGACCGGCTGCCGTTCGAGGCGCCCGCCGATTGGGACATCCTCGCGCCGGTGCTGCATGAGTTGGTCGACTCCGACGTCGTGCATCTCGATGTGATCGACGACGCGCTGCGACCAGAACTCGCCGAGGCATCCCGGTTGAACGAGGCGCTGCGCCGCCACGACCCGGAATACATGTCCGAACTCGATTGGTGGACAGCACCGTTCGAACTCGACGAGGGAATTCCGCGCAGCGCACTGAACTCGGTGGCCGAAGCCGACCGGGTCGACATCAACCGCGCTTTTCCCGTCGACGGCCACCATGAGCGCCGGGTGGCCACCGGAGCGGATCAGGCCAAGATCCTGGTGCTGACCACGCCCGATGACAGCCGCAAGGATGCGTTGCTGGCCGGCGAGGCGCTGTCGACGGTGCTGCTGGAATGCACCGCGGTGGGGTTGGCGACCTGCACCGTGACACATCTGACCGAAACGGAGTCCGGGCGGGCGGCCATCGGCTCGCTCCTGGGCAAGCCGCGCTGCCCGCAGGCGCTGATCCGGGTGGGCCGGGCACCGGCACTCGAGCATCCGCCGGCCCCCACCCCCCGCCGCGCGCTGAGCGACATCCTGAAGTTCCGGCGCTAG
- a CDS encoding acyl-CoA thioesterase, with amino-acid sequence MPQQLKNVLDLCRVEDLGDDAFLGAQPDDDRKRVRVYGGQVAAQAIAAAARTTARRPHSMHLSFLRPGNTEIPVRYDVVSLREGRTFSTRRVTASQDGTVVMEAQVSFIIDIDGDEYQQPMPAVPEPEALVPLDEQLRTHLPADDEYLEMVRFRIAEMRYVDPPPRLAVDAPPPAVAQCRTWLRLSEQPPAELVDDPLLATCLLAYISDWAILDAVQIAIGKTWQDLEHMASLDHAMWWHRPVDFTDWLLYEQRSGTVTGGVGLGTGAIYNRDGTLVCTVTQEGFVGRRL; translated from the coding sequence GTGCCGCAGCAACTGAAGAACGTGTTGGACCTGTGCCGGGTCGAGGACCTCGGAGATGACGCCTTTCTGGGCGCGCAGCCCGACGATGACCGCAAGCGGGTGCGCGTCTACGGCGGTCAGGTCGCAGCACAGGCGATCGCGGCCGCGGCCCGCACCACCGCGCGTCGGCCGCACAGCATGCACCTGTCGTTTCTGCGCCCCGGCAACACCGAGATCCCGGTGCGCTACGACGTGGTGTCGCTGCGCGAGGGCCGGACGTTCTCCACCCGGCGGGTGACCGCCAGCCAGGACGGCACCGTGGTGATGGAGGCGCAGGTGTCGTTCATCATCGACATCGACGGCGACGAGTACCAGCAACCGATGCCCGCGGTGCCCGAACCCGAAGCGCTGGTCCCCCTCGACGAACAGCTGCGGACCCACCTGCCGGCCGACGATGAGTACCTGGAAATGGTGCGCTTTCGCATCGCCGAGATGCGCTACGTCGATCCCCCGCCCCGCCTCGCCGTCGATGCGCCGCCGCCCGCGGTGGCCCAGTGCCGGACCTGGCTGCGGCTTTCCGAACAGCCGCCGGCCGAGTTGGTCGACGACCCGCTGCTGGCCACCTGTCTACTGGCCTACATCAGCGACTGGGCCATCCTTGACGCGGTTCAGATCGCCATCGGCAAGACCTGGCAAGACCTGGAACACATGGCGTCGCTGGATCACGCGATGTGGTGGCATCGGCCGGTCGACTTCACCGACTGGCTGCTCTATGAACAGCGGAGCGGCACCGTCACCGGCGGCGTCGGTCTGGGTACTGGCGCAATCTACAACCGTGACGGCACGTTGGTCTGTACGGTGACCCAGGAGGGCTTCGTGGGAAGGCGACTCTAG